A window of Microscilla marina ATCC 23134 contains these coding sequences:
- the alaS gene encoding alanine--tRNA ligase has product MDSKTIRQKFLDFFREKQHQIVDSAPLVVKNDPTLMFTNAGMNQFKDFFLGTKTAENRRVADTQKCLRVSGKHNDLEEVGHDTYHHTMFEMLGNWSFGDYFKKEAIAWAWELLTEVFELPKDRLYVTVFEGDKGDSLEPDQEAFDIWKKYINEDRIIYASKEDNFWEMGETGPCGPCSEIHIDLRDANEIAKTPGKGLVNQDDPQVVEIWNLVFIQFNRMANKSLQNLPDKHVDTGMGFERLAMAIQGKKSNYDTDVFQPMIQYLAKVAGTQYGKEEKIDIALRVIADHIRAISFAITDGQLPGNNGAGYVIRRILRRAVRYGYSYLGFNEPFLHTLVPMLSEQFAEVFPELKQQQAHVSNIIIQEEKSFLRTLANGLKLLDEVVAKTKEKQQKEIAGIDVFTLSDRYGFPSDLTNLVASENGLGIDEAGFKEELKKQKLRSQQDAQKSTGDWIVLNSGESEFIGYDETSSFTKVLRYREIEVKKKKQYEIVLETTPFYAESGGQVGDTGSLEFRAEAGTVTVPVIDTKKENDLIIHYSPKNDFTKIADLAQVEVFAQVKEQRRRLTENNHSATHLVHSALRQVLGQHVEQRGSLVNDVILRFDFSHNAKMTDEEIAEVERIVNEKIRENIALDERRAVPYKEAIESLGATGLFGEKYGDTVRVITFDENYSRELCGGCHVPSTGVIGFFKIITEASVASGVRRIEAVTATKAEEYVQNQVALVNQVKDLLKNPKDLPKAIESLIKEKTDLSKQIEVLENQQVQALKQGLLDTVKQTNGINFIAQKVSLPSADALKNLAFDVRKNQDNLFMVLASDIKGKPQIAVMISDNLVEEKSLNAGKIVKELAREIKGGGGGQAFFATAGGKDATGLDKVVERAEEFVA; this is encoded by the coding sequence ATGGACTCCAAAACCATAAGACAAAAGTTTCTGGATTTTTTCAGAGAAAAGCAGCATCAAATTGTTGATTCGGCTCCTTTAGTAGTAAAAAACGACCCAACTCTGATGTTTACCAATGCTGGTATGAACCAGTTCAAAGACTTCTTTTTAGGCACCAAAACTGCCGAAAACCGACGTGTGGCCGACACCCAGAAATGTTTGAGGGTATCGGGCAAACATAATGACCTGGAAGAGGTAGGACACGACACCTACCACCACACTATGTTCGAAATGTTGGGCAACTGGTCGTTTGGCGACTACTTTAAGAAAGAAGCCATTGCCTGGGCGTGGGAGCTGCTAACCGAAGTATTTGAATTGCCCAAAGATCGTTTGTATGTAACAGTGTTTGAAGGCGACAAAGGAGACAGCCTGGAGCCCGATCAGGAGGCTTTTGATATTTGGAAAAAATATATCAACGAAGACCGCATCATTTACGCCTCCAAGGAAGATAACTTCTGGGAGATGGGCGAAACTGGTCCTTGTGGTCCTTGCTCTGAGATTCACATAGACTTGCGCGACGCCAACGAGATAGCTAAAACACCAGGCAAAGGGCTGGTAAACCAAGACGACCCGCAAGTAGTTGAAATCTGGAACCTGGTATTTATTCAGTTCAACCGCATGGCAAATAAGTCGCTGCAAAACTTGCCCGATAAACACGTAGATACAGGAATGGGCTTTGAACGCTTGGCAATGGCTATTCAGGGTAAAAAATCAAACTACGACACTGACGTGTTTCAGCCAATGATTCAGTATTTGGCTAAAGTGGCAGGCACCCAATACGGCAAAGAAGAAAAGATTGATATTGCACTAAGGGTAATAGCTGACCACATTCGCGCCATTTCTTTTGCCATTACCGATGGGCAGTTGCCCGGCAACAATGGGGCAGGGTATGTGATCCGCCGTATTTTGCGCCGAGCAGTACGTTATGGCTACTCTTACTTAGGCTTCAATGAGCCATTCTTACATACTCTAGTGCCTATGCTAAGCGAGCAATTCGCCGAGGTTTTCCCAGAGCTGAAGCAGCAACAAGCGCATGTAAGTAATATTATTATACAAGAAGAAAAAAGTTTTTTGCGTACCCTTGCCAATGGTTTGAAACTATTGGATGAAGTAGTAGCGAAGACCAAAGAAAAGCAGCAAAAAGAAATTGCCGGAATCGATGTGTTCACTTTGTCTGATCGTTATGGCTTTCCGTCTGATTTGACCAACCTGGTAGCAAGCGAAAATGGTTTGGGTATAGACGAAGCTGGCTTTAAAGAAGAATTAAAGAAACAAAAATTACGTTCTCAGCAAGATGCCCAAAAGTCTACTGGAGACTGGATTGTGCTCAACAGCGGCGAGTCGGAGTTTATCGGCTATGACGAAACTTCCAGCTTTACTAAAGTATTGCGTTACCGCGAAATAGAAGTAAAGAAGAAAAAACAATACGAAATTGTATTGGAAACCACGCCATTTTATGCCGAAAGTGGAGGACAAGTAGGAGATACTGGTTCGCTTGAGTTTAGGGCAGAAGCAGGTACGGTAACTGTACCTGTGATTGATACCAAGAAAGAAAACGACTTGATTATCCATTACAGTCCTAAGAATGATTTTACCAAAATAGCTGACTTGGCTCAGGTAGAGGTGTTTGCTCAAGTAAAAGAACAACGCCGTCGCCTGACCGAAAACAACCACAGTGCGACTCACTTGGTACACTCGGCGTTGCGTCAGGTATTGGGGCAACACGTAGAGCAACGTGGGTCGTTGGTAAACGACGTTATTTTACGCTTTGACTTTTCGCACAACGCTAAAATGACCGATGAGGAAATAGCAGAAGTAGAGCGCATTGTCAATGAGAAAATTCGTGAAAATATTGCCCTGGACGAAAGACGTGCTGTACCTTATAAAGAGGCCATCGAGAGTTTAGGAGCTACAGGTTTGTTTGGCGAAAAATACGGCGATACGGTAAGGGTCATTACTTTTGACGAAAACTACTCGCGTGAATTATGCGGTGGTTGTCACGTGCCAAGTACCGGGGTGATTGGTTTCTTTAAGATTATTACTGAGGCTTCAGTGGCTTCAGGGGTGCGACGCATAGAGGCAGTAACTGCTACCAAGGCAGAAGAATATGTGCAAAACCAGGTGGCTTTGGTAAATCAGGTAAAAGACTTGTTGAAAAACCCTAAAGATTTGCCTAAAGCAATAGAAAGCCTTATCAAAGAAAAAACAGACTTGAGCAAACAAATAGAGGTATTGGAAAACCAACAAGTACAGGCGCTCAAGCAAGGCTTGCTCGATACTGTGAAACAAACCAACGGCATCAACTTTATTGCCCAAAAGGTGAGTTTACCTTCTGCTGATGCCTTGAAAAACCTGGCGTTTGACGTACGTAAAAACCAGGATAACTTATTTATGGTGCTGGCTTCCGATATTAAGGGCAAACCCCAAATCGCCGTAATGATTTCTGACAACCTGGTAGAAGAAAAGTCGCTTAATGCGGGCAAAATCGTCAAAGAACTTGCTCGTGAGATCAAAGGCGGTGGTGGTGGACAAGCTTTCTTTGCAACTGCTGGAGGCAAAGATGCGACCGGACTCGATAAAGTAGTGGAACGTGCCGAAGAGTTTGTGGCGTAG
- a CDS encoding mechanosensitive ion channel family protein yields MKDINFNISYYSVIWFILLGIGIFLLFRFIKQLVNYWVPEQKNRQLKFERLLPVVEGIVWFSWVIWGVQGMFNNKLVYTLIILGIMLVIIVALSWFAIRDFIAGVVLKLEGAFTIGERIKVQALEGRVKELGYFGVKLENFRGEIISIPYHTVSGVTRVQPKSSEAIKNHSFQLDLPKRYTPTESIDKLRELILNTPWASVTKKPYIKLSKENEVCYTFEIIIYSLHPRYFQKTETYLQKWSKKLV; encoded by the coding sequence ATGAAAGATATAAATTTTAACATTTCGTATTACTCAGTGATCTGGTTTATATTGCTGGGGATAGGTATATTTCTGTTATTTCGTTTTATCAAGCAATTGGTCAATTATTGGGTACCAGAGCAAAAAAACCGACAACTAAAATTTGAGCGTTTATTGCCTGTAGTAGAGGGCATTGTGTGGTTTAGCTGGGTAATATGGGGCGTGCAAGGCATGTTTAACAACAAATTGGTGTACACCCTCATTATACTGGGTATTATGCTGGTCATTATTGTGGCTTTGTCGTGGTTTGCCATTCGTGACTTTATAGCCGGAGTAGTACTTAAGCTCGAAGGAGCTTTTACTATAGGCGAACGCATCAAGGTACAAGCCCTGGAGGGTAGAGTAAAAGAGTTGGGGTATTTTGGTGTAAAACTAGAAAATTTTCGTGGAGAAATTATCAGTATACCCTATCATACAGTTTCGGGGGTAACCAGGGTGCAACCCAAATCGAGCGAGGCAATTAAAAATCACTCTTTTCAGCTTGACCTACCCAAGAGGTATACCCCTACCGAAAGTATTGATAAATTACGGGAACTTATTTTGAACACCCCCTGGGCTTCGGTGACTAAAAAACCATACATTAAGCTAAGCAAGGAGAATGAGGTGTGTTATACGTTTGAAATCATTATTTACAGTTTGCATCCACGCTATTTCCAAAAAACGGAAACCTACTTACAAAAGTGGAGTAAAAAGCTCGTATAA
- a CDS encoding response regulator, translating to MGNTITNQPKVLIIEDDAINAFVLQKFIEKKYTAVLAKNGHEALSLVKDALFDVILMDINLGDENLDGVHLLQKIRAITGYANANIFAVTSFAMRGDKESFLAAGFNRYFSKPIEHSVIMKAIDEAVSSET from the coding sequence ATGGGAAACACCATTACAAATCAACCAAAAGTATTGATCATAGAGGATGACGCAATCAATGCCTTTGTTCTACAAAAATTTATTGAAAAAAAATATACAGCAGTGCTGGCAAAAAACGGACATGAAGCATTGAGTTTGGTAAAGGACGCCTTATTTGACGTGATTTTGATGGATATTAACCTGGGCGACGAAAACCTGGATGGGGTACACCTGCTCCAAAAAATCAGGGCAATTACCGGCTATGCCAATGCCAACATATTTGCAGTCACTAGTTTTGCCATGCGTGGCGATAAGGAATCATTTTTGGCGGCAGGTTTTAACCGTTATTTTTCTAAACCCATTGAGCATTCTGTCATAATGAAAGCTATAGATGAAGCCGTAAGCAGCGAGACATAA
- a CDS encoding M23 family metallopeptidase, translating to MARVKYYYDTDTCKYERVKVKTTDIILNLLGFLTFSVLIAIGFTAIYGQYYKSDQEKVLQSENEKLKEFYAILNNRLEQVDKTLTSLQTRDNNVYRLIFEANPIPNSVRMAGVKNDKSYEKILKSGLAKDKKSLISNTFKRVNQLKRKMYVQTKSYDEIIKMVKDKSKMLSHLPAIQPISNKQLTRLTSGFGTRMHPLYKVAHFHPGIDFAAPYNTPIYATADGVVKRSEYMGGYGNTVDIDHGYNYVTRYAHMASFKVRPGEKVKRGQCIGYVGSTGFSTAPHVHYEVLKNNKQIDPVYFFFNDLTPEEYEKILKLASIKNQSLS from the coding sequence ATGGCTAGAGTAAAATACTATTATGATACTGATACCTGCAAGTATGAGCGGGTAAAGGTAAAAACTACCGACATTATTTTAAACCTTTTGGGTTTCCTTACTTTTTCTGTATTAATTGCCATTGGCTTTACTGCCATTTATGGGCAATACTACAAAAGCGACCAGGAAAAGGTACTACAAAGTGAAAACGAGAAACTCAAAGAGTTTTACGCCATCCTCAATAACCGCCTCGAGCAAGTAGACAAAACGCTTACATCGTTGCAAACCAGAGACAACAACGTATACCGCCTTATTTTTGAAGCCAACCCTATTCCTAATTCGGTGAGAATGGCGGGGGTAAAAAATGACAAGAGTTACGAAAAGATCTTAAAATCGGGGCTTGCCAAAGACAAAAAATCCCTCATTTCCAACACTTTCAAACGGGTAAATCAACTCAAAAGAAAGATGTATGTACAAACCAAGTCTTATGACGAAATCATAAAAATGGTCAAAGACAAATCTAAAATGTTATCGCACCTGCCAGCGATTCAACCCATCTCCAACAAACAACTTACCCGTCTTACTTCAGGTTTTGGTACCCGTATGCACCCTTTGTATAAGGTGGCACACTTTCACCCTGGTATCGACTTTGCTGCCCCTTATAACACTCCTATTTATGCTACTGCCGATGGCGTAGTAAAACGCTCGGAATATATGGGTGGTTATGGCAACACGGTAGACATAGACCACGGTTATAACTACGTAACCCGCTACGCGCATATGGCCAGCTTTAAGGTAAGACCTGGCGAAAAGGTAAAACGTGGACAATGCATAGGTTATGTGGGCAGCACAGGTTTTTCTACCGCGCCACACGTTCATTATGAAGTATTGAAAAACAACAAGCAAATAGATCCGGTATATTTCTTCTTCAATGACTTGACTCCAGAAGAGTACGAAAAGATTTTAAAACTTGCCTCTATAAAAAATCAGTCTTTATCATAG
- a CDS encoding universal stress protein: MKKILVPTDFSEQAKNALLVANQIAHKSGCEIILMTVIDPPKSFQPTIGQNDDENIEQKYVQYLIENAEGRMRKLVSDIEFANTDRRTKVVLGNIYKCISETVVKEQIDLVVMGTQGASGLDEILIGSNTEKIVRTATCPVLTVRSHSDRFQGNNIVFATSLKEEQLLSINKLQAFQKVFDAHIHLLYVITPSVFATTREIEALKNNFVEKAQLKNYTFHTYSEANEESGILHFAEDFGADMIAVATHQRKGWRHFFSGSIAENIVNHAKQPVLAFSIK, from the coding sequence ATGAAGAAAATACTTGTGCCAACCGATTTCTCCGAGCAGGCAAAAAACGCTTTATTAGTAGCTAACCAAATAGCGCATAAGTCTGGTTGTGAAATTATTTTAATGACTGTAATTGACCCTCCAAAGTCTTTCCAACCCACCATTGGTCAGAACGATGACGAAAACATAGAGCAAAAATATGTACAATACCTTATTGAGAATGCCGAAGGTAGAATGCGTAAATTGGTAAGTGATATTGAATTTGCAAATACTGACCGTCGTACCAAAGTAGTATTGGGCAACATTTACAAATGCATTAGCGAAACTGTAGTAAAAGAACAGATTGACCTGGTAGTGATGGGAACTCAGGGAGCTAGTGGTTTAGATGAGATATTGATTGGTTCAAACACTGAAAAAATTGTACGTACCGCTACTTGTCCAGTGCTTACTGTGCGTAGCCACTCTGATAGGTTTCAGGGCAACAACATTGTGTTTGCTACTAGTCTTAAGGAAGAACAACTTCTTTCTATTAACAAGTTGCAGGCATTTCAAAAAGTATTTGACGCCCATATTCACTTGTTGTACGTGATTACTCCTTCGGTATTTGCTACTACCCGCGAGATTGAGGCATTGAAAAACAACTTTGTAGAAAAAGCCCAACTTAAAAATTATACTTTCCACACCTATTCTGAAGCCAACGAAGAGTCGGGCATCTTACACTTTGCCGAAGACTTTGGAGCAGATATGATAGCGGTTGCTACTCATCAGCGGAAGGGGTGGAGACACTTTTTCTCTGGTAGTATTGCCGAAAATATTGTAAACCACGCCAAACAACCTGTATTGGCTTTTAGTATCAAATAG
- a CDS encoding RHS repeat-associated core domain-containing protein: MTDQKRYLEDGGSFLEYANVRTFKNYYPFGMEQPGDEIDPMLIPVDLPDGWGIYEMTGWMGSIGLETELKVSLDYEPDSAKWVFGKDYASTPLKTYEVSFDVALDSLSSSDNELKVTIKDAATDQIIKEEVYKTAGNFKLRYLATGDTTKILFHLNDPTPNIGSSLEVTGIALNKTDFGDYRYGFNGKENDQEWGKLIQDYGFRLYNPAIGKFLSVDPLASEFPWNSTYAFAENKPIHGIDLEGAEFYIKIYSQHWGNLYQEALNTKDTEIIKSTLARILSLRGVKIPDGGISWMKRDLIRTKGKEKFLDIQEEFDKWKTGNIASISVTELAKSRYQNTTVVKYLKRSSHNGGNIWDVGYDETLTSKRLTPDAIPTELLSQLAVKPRGYESVGEFFWDVVDLGGNSLLFVLNTTATVASVGLTGVWTGTAALVTGDAAQSTAYIMVGKMLGQYRDGDHNSFIRSAFEHGAKGLGKSEKTGYYTYQGFSFVLGASRGVDGGLKVMRGLKAGKGLKDVAKPLAGASTVTVLKAKQGYKVIKELIEGSKK, from the coding sequence GTGACGGATCAAAAACGTTATTTGGAGGACGGAGGAAGCTTTTTGGAGTACGCCAATGTTCGGACGTTTAAGAACTACTATCCGTTTGGGATGGAGCAGCCCGGCGACGAGATTGACCCGATGTTGATTCCGGTGGACTTGCCGGATGGTTGGGGTATTTATGAGATGACTGGATGGATGGGAAGCATTGGTCTGGAGACCGAACTTAAGGTCAGCCTGGACTACGAACCAGACTCCGCCAAATGGGTGTTTGGAAAGGATTACGCTTCTACACCTTTGAAGACTTACGAGGTGAGCTTTGATGTTGCCCTGGATAGTTTGAGTTCGAGCGACAACGAACTGAAAGTAACGATCAAAGATGCCGCGACTGACCAAATCATTAAAGAAGAAGTTTACAAAACCGCTGGAAACTTCAAGCTTCGTTACCTTGCCACGGGTGATACTACCAAAATTTTATTTCACCTGAATGATCCGACGCCGAATATCGGAAGTTCGTTGGAGGTTACCGGAATTGCTCTGAATAAGACTGATTTTGGGGACTATAGGTATGGATTTAACGGAAAGGAAAACGACCAGGAGTGGGGGAAACTGATTCAAGATTATGGTTTCCGTTTGTATAACCCGGCGATTGGAAAGTTTTTGAGTGTGGATCCTTTGGCGTCTGAATTCCCTTGGAATAGTACGTATGCTTTTGCAGAGAATAAGCCAATCCACGGAATAGATTTGGAAGGAGCAGAGTTTTACATAAAAATTTACTCACAGCATTGGGGTAATTTATATCAAGAAGCTCTTAATACAAAAGATACTGAAATTATCAAGAGTACCTTGGCTAGGATATTATCTCTTAGGGGTGTCAAAATACCCGATGGAGGTATTTCCTGGATGAAAAGAGATCTAATACGCACAAAGGGGAAAGAGAAATTTCTAGATATACAGGAAGAGTTTGATAAGTGGAAGACTGGTAACATTGCTAGTATAAGTGTAACCGAGTTAGCCAAGTCTCGCTATCAAAATACCACTGTTGTAAAGTATCTTAAAAGAAGTAGCCATAATGGTGGGAATATTTGGGATGTTGGATATGATGAGACTTTAACTTCTAAAAGGTTAACTCCTGATGCTATACCAACCGAACTACTAAGCCAGTTGGCTGTAAAACCTAGGGGATATGAATCAGTTGGAGAGTTTTTCTGGGATGTGGTTGATTTAGGTGGAAATAGTTTGCTATTTGTTTTGAATACTACAGCTACAGTTGCAAGTGTTGGTTTAACAGGAGTTTGGACTGGTACTGCAGCGTTAGTTACTGGTGATGCAGCACAATCCACTGCATACATTATGGTTGGTAAAATGCTAGGTCAATATAGAGACGGTGATCATAATAGTTTTATTAGGTCAGCTTTTGAACATGGTGCAAAAGGTTTGGGTAAGAGCGAAAAAACTGGTTACTATACATATCAAGGCTTTAGTTTTGTTTTGGGAGCCAGTAGAGGAGTTGATGGTGGTCTTAAAGTAATGAGAGGGTTAAAAGCAGGAAAAGGTCTTAAAGATGTGGCGAAACCTTTAGCAGGGGCTAGTACCGTTACAGTATTAAAGGCTAAACAAGGTTACAAGGTTATAAAGGAGCTCATTGAAGGTAGCAAGAAATAA
- a CDS encoding glutathione peroxidase: MRLLTATALLILSWFTFSSYDDKQAMKKTKASNNTKEKQPIIQGSMTEANIESSFYNFKIKALDGKTSIDFSKYKGKKILIVNVASECGFTPQYKPLQELHEKHGDKLVVLGFPANNFGAQEPGSNEQIAKFCQKNYGVSFQMFTKISVKGSDQHPLYQWLQKESGKTPNWNFCKYLVDEKGKVIKFYPSSVDPMGKELLGAIEAK, translated from the coding sequence ATGAGATTACTTACTGCTACTGCATTGTTGATATTGTCGTGGTTTACTTTTAGTTCTTACGACGATAAACAAGCAATGAAAAAAACAAAGGCTAGTAATAATACAAAGGAAAAACAACCAATAATTCAAGGAAGTATGACAGAAGCTAACATTGAAAGCTCGTTTTACAACTTCAAAATAAAAGCCCTAGATGGTAAAACATCCATAGACTTCTCTAAATATAAAGGCAAAAAAATACTTATTGTAAATGTTGCATCCGAATGCGGCTTCACTCCACAATACAAACCCTTACAAGAACTTCACGAAAAACACGGCGACAAACTGGTAGTTTTGGGCTTTCCCGCAAACAATTTTGGTGCACAGGAACCCGGTAGTAATGAGCAGATTGCTAAATTTTGCCAAAAAAACTATGGAGTTTCTTTTCAAATGTTTACCAAAATATCTGTAAAAGGCAGCGATCAACACCCATTGTATCAGTGGTTGCAAAAAGAGTCGGGTAAAACACCCAATTGGAACTTTTGCAAATACCTGGTAGATGAAAAAGGGAAAGTGATAAAGTTTTACCCATCATCGGTTGATCCTATGGGCAAAGAGTTGTTGGGAGCAATTGAAGCCAAATAA
- a CDS encoding APC family permease has protein sequence MSKNQIRSVSFYTAMAIVVANMVGAGVFTSIGFQAAGFKFATAKGAEFAPYFPILMLWLVGGIVALCGALSYGELAAMFPRSGGEYNYLSKIYHPSFGFLSGWVSATVGFSAPVALACMALGKYVESVLPGVNGTVVAIGVLLLITAVHSYDVKTGSLFQRVSTVVKVILIVGFIFGGFFITPSPEKISIIPKEGDWTMIFGSAFAINLAFVSFSYSGWNASAYLSNEIVNPKRNVPRSLLLGTLAVTVAYILLNYIFLYTVPVGELAAKQMADFNTPLEVGYLSADKIFGTAIGKTMGLMIALLLISSISAMIFAGPRVTQVMGEDLPLLKKLAIRNKKGIPVLAISLQSTISLILILTASFNTVLFYIAFTLDIFTFSTVLGIFVMRSRRGKIRARISQIKALLQDNNLSNEDQRVLETELIEKQGIVAPTYSTWGYPVTPFIFLMATGWTMYYLLTQRTQGSLIALATVALGLIIYFIDKSNRQNKEEDNRPARIFE, from the coding sequence ATGTCGAAAAATCAGATAAGATCAGTAAGTTTTTATACTGCCATGGCCATTGTAGTGGCCAATATGGTAGGTGCCGGAGTTTTTACCAGTATTGGTTTTCAAGCAGCCGGATTTAAATTTGCCACCGCAAAAGGTGCTGAGTTTGCGCCTTACTTTCCTATATTAATGCTGTGGTTGGTAGGCGGTATTGTAGCCTTGTGTGGAGCCTTAAGCTATGGCGAACTTGCCGCTATGTTTCCCCGCTCTGGTGGCGAATACAACTACTTATCTAAAATATATCACCCCTCCTTTGGTTTTTTATCTGGTTGGGTATCGGCTACAGTAGGATTTTCGGCTCCAGTAGCACTTGCCTGTATGGCACTGGGCAAATACGTAGAAAGCGTGCTTCCAGGGGTCAATGGTACTGTAGTGGCCATTGGGGTGCTCTTACTCATTACAGCAGTCCACTCTTACGATGTCAAAACCGGGAGTTTGTTTCAACGGGTGTCTACTGTAGTCAAAGTAATTTTGATTGTAGGATTTATTTTTGGTGGTTTTTTCATCACCCCCTCCCCCGAAAAAATTAGTATTATCCCTAAAGAAGGCGACTGGACAATGATTTTTGGTTCTGCCTTTGCCATTAACCTTGCCTTTGTATCGTTTTCTTACTCTGGATGGAACGCCTCGGCTTATTTGTCTAACGAAATTGTAAACCCCAAACGAAACGTTCCTCGTTCGTTGCTTTTGGGTACCCTTGCAGTAACAGTAGCTTATATATTGCTTAACTATATCTTCTTATACACTGTGCCAGTAGGCGAACTGGCTGCCAAACAAATGGCTGATTTCAATACACCACTAGAAGTAGGTTATTTGTCGGCAGATAAAATATTTGGTACTGCCATAGGCAAAACAATGGGTTTGATGATTGCCTTATTACTTATTTCTTCTATCAGCGCCATGATATTTGCCGGACCTAGAGTAACTCAGGTAATGGGCGAAGATTTGCCATTGCTAAAAAAACTAGCCATAAGAAACAAAAAAGGCATTCCTGTATTGGCCATTTCATTGCAGTCTACCATTTCGCTCATTCTTATTCTTACCGCTTCGTTTAATACAGTATTATTTTATATCGCCTTTACGCTCGATATTTTCACTTTTTCTACTGTATTGGGCATATTTGTTATGCGTTCGCGCCGTGGTAAAATACGCGCCAGAATTAGTCAGATCAAAGCGTTGCTTCAAGACAACAACTTAAGTAATGAAGACCAGCGTGTATTAGAAACAGAACTCATAGAAAAACAAGGCATTGTAGCTCCTACTTATAGCACCTGGGGGTATCCTGTTACTCCTTTTATATTTTTGATGGCCACTGGTTGGACCATGTACTACTTATTAACCCAAAGAACCCAGGGATCGCTCATAGCACTGGCTACGGTGGCGTTGGGACTTATCATTTATTTTATAGATAAGAGCAATCGTCAGAACAAGGAAGAAGACAACCGCCCTGCCCGTATATTTGAATAA
- a CDS encoding 1,4-dihydroxy-2-naphthoate polyprenyltransferase, with protein MIKHWISAFRLRTLPLALASIGMGSFLAGAYQLFSLKIFLLAAFTTIFLQILSNLANDYGDSIHGADSVDREGPKRAVQSGKISRQAMFRAMVVLGILSLVCGVWLLYVAINSMQTFLFFLGLGVLSIIAAVTYTAGKKPYGYAGLGDISVIIFFGWVAVLGTFYLHAQQFQWQLLLPATSCGLFATAVLNVNNIRDIESDKKAGKKSIPVRIGRQKAVVYHWGLLITGVGCSLAYVLMYYQSAYQLIFLIILPLLFINAKAVYQKKEAAQLDPYLKQMALTTLIFVLTFGIGQLL; from the coding sequence ATGATAAAGCACTGGATTTCAGCATTTCGCCTGCGCACCTTGCCTTTGGCGCTGGCAAGCATAGGTATGGGGAGTTTTTTGGCAGGAGCCTATCAGCTTTTTAGCCTTAAAATATTTTTGCTGGCAGCATTTACTACCATTTTTTTGCAAATACTCTCTAACCTTGCCAACGACTACGGAGATAGTATTCATGGAGCAGACAGTGTTGACCGTGAAGGCCCCAAAAGAGCCGTACAATCGGGCAAAATATCGCGACAAGCAATGTTTAGGGCAATGGTTGTGTTGGGTATTTTATCTCTTGTATGTGGGGTATGGTTGTTATACGTTGCCATCAATTCTATGCAAACCTTTTTATTTTTTTTGGGTTTAGGAGTCTTGTCTATCATTGCTGCGGTAACCTATACCGCAGGCAAAAAGCCTTATGGTTATGCGGGTTTAGGCGATATCTCAGTCATTATATTTTTTGGTTGGGTGGCAGTGTTAGGCACGTTTTATTTACACGCCCAACAGTTTCAATGGCAACTTTTGTTGCCTGCCACCAGTTGTGGTCTTTTTGCTACTGCCGTGTTAAACGTAAACAACATCAGAGACATTGAATCGGATAAAAAAGCCGGTAAAAAATCTATTCCAGTGCGTATTGGCAGGCAAAAAGCCGTGGTTTATCATTGGGGTTTGCTTATTACTGGAGTAGGGTGCTCGCTGGCGTATGTGTTGATGTACTACCAAAGTGCTTACCAGCTTATATTTCTTATCATATTGCCCCTTTTGTTTATCAACGCCAAGGCCGTATATCAAAAAAAAGAAGCTGCCCAATTAGACCCATATCTCAAACAAATGGCACTCACTACCCTTATTTTTGTACTTACCTTTGGCATAGGCCAATTGCTCTAA